Proteins encoded in a region of the Trichomycterus rosablanca isolate fTriRos1 chromosome 26, fTriRos1.hap1, whole genome shotgun sequence genome:
- the zfpl1 gene encoding zinc finger protein-like 1 — translation MGLCKCPKRKVTNLFCFEHRVNVCEHCLVSNHSKCIVQSYLQWLQDSDYNPNCTLCSQPLESQETVRLVCYDVFHWSCLNELASRLPLYTAPAGYQCPTCQGPVFPPANLASPVADVLKTQLSAVNWARAGLGLPLVEDHHEVEESSSHDVTDYTDWTFDNPSVESVSASSLSYAPEPAVTPAPCHQDPGHGHGHAAHNNGRLGVQEHSVINMITAPDTITISKASSPRKVYDTRESGHESVTQIDFDDDKYRRRPALSWFAQILKNRLGPKRKSLTLKQRVLMLLVLGMIGFFTLIIIMAKLGRASADEDPNLNPMLNPNIRVGHM, via the exons ATGGGTCTGTGTAAATGTCCGAAGAGAAAAGTTACAAACCTGTTCTGCTTTGAGCATCGAGTCAACGTGTGTGAACACTGTCTGGTGTCCAACCACAGCAAG TGTATCGTGCAGTCTTACCTGCAGTGGCTCCAGGACAGCGATTACAACCCCAACTGCACCTTGTGTAGTCAGCCACTAGAATCCCAGGAGACTGTGAGACTGGTGTGCTATG ACGTGTTTCACTGGTCCTGTCTGAATGAGCTGGCTTCACGCCTGCCCCTGTACACGGCACCAGCCGGTTACCAGTGTCCGACCTGCCAGGGGCCTGTTTTCCCCCCCGCCAACCTCGCCAGTCCCGTGGCCGACGTGCTGAAAACTCAACTCTCCGCAGTGAACTGGGCACGAGCAGGACTGGGTCTTCCACTG GTTGAAGACCATCATGAGGTCGAGGAGAGCTCGTCACATGACGTCACTGATTATACAGACTGGACCTTTGACA ACCCTTCTGTGgagtcagtttctgcctcgtcaCTCTCGTATGCACCTGAGCCAGCGGTCACTCCAGCCCCCTGCCATCAGGACCCTGGGCACGGGCACGGGCACGCCGCGCACAATAATGGCAGACTGGGCGTTCAGGAGCATTCTGTCATCAACATGATCACTGCACCTGATACCATCACAATCAGTAAAG cCTCTTCGCCGAGGAAGGTGTACGACACGAGAGAATCCGGCCACGAATCAGTGACCCAAATCGACTTCGATGATGATAAGTACAGACGACGGCCAGCTCTCAGCTGGTTCGCACAGATCTTAAA GAACCGTTTAGGACCCAAGAGAAAGTCTCTCACACTGAAGCAGAGGGTCCTCATGCTCCTGGTGCTCGGAATGATCGGCTTCTTcaccctcatcatcatcatggcCAAACTGGGCCGGGCTTCAGCCGACGAAGACCCCAACCTGAACCCCATGCTGAACCCCAATATCAGGGTGGGCCACATGTGA